Proteins encoded together in one Thalassotalea crassostreae window:
- a CDS encoding SapC family protein, with the protein MSQQNIQPLNKNIHGKIKIKQQSNFAHIKGQHLAPVVVHEFSRAGSEFPVCFVKNSDSGSFQPVALFGVKPGENAYTETERWEGTYVPAVVTHFPLALVADGKEEDKFMVVIATENEVVNEEDGAALFDDNGDETEFLARRKEALGKYLEHTHMTKMFTEVLVEKDLLVQQNLEITVKEEKIQINGLYLVDEKKLNELSDEDYLDLRKRGLIGPIYAHLNSMHQINRLVTKKAALS; encoded by the coding sequence ATGAGCCAACAAAACATTCAGCCATTGAATAAAAATATTCACGGCAAAATCAAAATTAAACAACAAAGCAACTTTGCACATATTAAAGGTCAGCATTTAGCTCCGGTAGTAGTACACGAGTTTTCAAGAGCCGGATCAGAATTTCCTGTATGTTTTGTTAAAAACTCAGATTCAGGTAGTTTTCAACCAGTAGCACTATTTGGTGTGAAGCCTGGTGAAAACGCATATACCGAGACTGAACGTTGGGAAGGTACTTACGTTCCTGCTGTAGTAACTCACTTTCCATTAGCATTAGTGGCTGATGGCAAAGAAGAAGATAAGTTTATGGTGGTAATTGCCACTGAAAACGAAGTAGTAAATGAAGAAGACGGTGCCGCACTGTTTGATGATAACGGTGATGAAACAGAGTTTTTAGCTAGACGCAAAGAAGCGCTAGGTAAGTACTTAGAGCACACACATATGACTAAAATGTTCACTGAAGTTTTAGTAGAAAAAGATTTATTGGTTCAGCAAAATTTGGAAATTACCGTTAAAGAAGAAAAAATCCAAATTAATGGTTTATACCTTGTTGATGAAAAGAAGCTTAATGAACTTTCTGATGAAGATTATTTAGATCTTCGCAAGCGTGGTTTAATTGGTCCAATTTATGCCCACTTAAACTCAATGCATCAAATCAATCGTTTAGTAACGAAGAAAGCAGCATTAAGCTAA
- a CDS encoding family 20 glycosylhydrolase, protein MKKSFALTLATSLIISACFDNKTPQPGTSIDSQQSIISQESLNQFADSVDVKYQLVTNIPTEQCDENRGDGNCFVVEMSFTAKQDFYGKGWAIYFSQINPVQSVDSDIFTIEHVNGDLHKITATDKFTGFKAGQKYSMQYRVDFWSLSETDALPNYIVHAPELDAQVIKSTQTVINPETGLEKYPFVENYTSVEKQFNRTATEQTKWATAELLFERNAAKEMATKNIKEQLIPTPKSIKVSSGTIDLSKGISIEFNADKAPLNSALQRLETLGIKQSKNGVNVSLAIEKSNNVLGSYQLVSGDTGIAISANDISGLYYGLQSIAALVAVDDLSIPFVHIDDEPHYQFRGMMVDVARNFHSKQFVLDLLDQMAAYKLNKLHLHLGDDEGWRLEIDGLPELTDISSKRCFDLSEQTCLLPQLGAGVDSSSSVNGYYSKQDYIDILKYASERHIQVIPSLDMPGHSRSSIVAMKARYKRLMAAGDEQGAKQYLLHDENDTTVYSSVQYYNDNTINGCMESSYDFIGKVMDEVKSLHEQAGQPLSRYHIGADETAGAWVESPICKAFIANNDAGVTKPEQVGSYFIERVAKILTERGIETAGWNDGMMHTNPENMPDVVQANSWGLTYWQGHQAAHKLANQNWEIVVSSPDATYFDFPYEADPKEHGYYWASRHSNTEKLFQFMPDNLPVHAEFWLDREDKPYQTDDSLVIGDKGEISSAPMKVGKKFVGIQGQLWSENTRNDDLAEYKIFPRLFALAERAWHLPNWSVPYPYKGKKYSQETSNFTDEKRQQRDQNWAEFANVITNKELNKLDRANIFYRIPTVGGKIIDGKLYINSTLPGLALEYKTAESKWTSWTQPVTVTTDVLVRARSKDLTRAGRELEVKFVAIK, encoded by the coding sequence GTGAAAAAATCATTTGCTTTAACCTTAGCTACATCGCTTATTATTAGTGCTTGTTTCGACAACAAAACGCCTCAACCGGGCACTAGTATAGATAGTCAACAAAGCATTATTAGCCAAGAGAGTTTAAACCAGTTTGCCGATTCGGTGGATGTGAAGTATCAACTGGTTACTAATATTCCAACCGAGCAATGCGATGAAAATCGAGGTGATGGGAATTGTTTTGTAGTAGAGATGAGCTTTACTGCAAAACAAGATTTTTACGGTAAAGGTTGGGCGATTTATTTTTCGCAAATCAACCCTGTACAAAGTGTTGATAGTGACATATTTACCATTGAACATGTTAACGGCGACCTACACAAAATTACCGCAACAGATAAATTTACTGGCTTTAAAGCGGGCCAGAAATACAGCATGCAATATCGAGTTGATTTTTGGTCGCTAAGTGAAACTGATGCACTGCCAAACTATATTGTCCATGCGCCAGAACTTGATGCTCAGGTAATTAAAAGCACGCAAACTGTAATCAACCCTGAAACCGGTCTAGAAAAATATCCATTCGTTGAAAACTATACCAGTGTTGAAAAGCAATTTAATCGCACAGCAACAGAGCAAACTAAGTGGGCAACTGCAGAACTTCTCTTTGAACGTAATGCTGCTAAGGAAATGGCCACTAAAAATATTAAGGAACAACTAATTCCAACACCTAAATCTATCAAAGTGAGCTCTGGTACGATTGATTTAAGTAAAGGTATTAGTATTGAATTTAATGCGGACAAAGCGCCGTTGAACAGTGCATTACAACGATTAGAAACATTAGGTATAAAGCAATCGAAAAATGGCGTAAATGTGTCGTTAGCGATTGAAAAATCAAACAACGTGCTGGGCAGCTACCAGCTAGTATCTGGTGATACTGGCATCGCTATTAGCGCCAACGATATTAGTGGCTTGTACTACGGCTTGCAATCTATTGCCGCGTTAGTTGCAGTCGATGATCTTTCGATTCCTTTTGTCCATATTGACGATGAACCACATTATCAATTTCGTGGCATGATGGTTGATGTTGCTCGTAACTTCCATTCAAAACAATTTGTCCTCGATTTACTCGATCAAATGGCCGCCTATAAACTGAATAAATTACATTTACACTTAGGTGATGATGAAGGTTGGAGACTTGAAATTGATGGCTTGCCAGAGCTAACCGATATCAGCTCAAAACGTTGTTTCGATTTATCAGAGCAGACTTGTTTATTACCGCAACTCGGTGCAGGTGTTGATAGCAGCAGTAGCGTAAACGGTTATTACTCAAAACAAGACTATATCGACATTCTTAAATATGCATCCGAGCGACATATTCAAGTGATCCCATCACTTGATATGCCAGGCCATTCGCGCTCATCTATTGTGGCGATGAAAGCGAGATACAAGCGCTTGATGGCAGCGGGTGACGAACAGGGCGCTAAACAATACCTTTTGCACGACGAAAACGACACGACTGTATATTCGTCGGTGCAGTACTACAATGACAACACCATCAATGGTTGTATGGAATCATCGTATGATTTTATTGGCAAAGTTATGGATGAAGTAAAATCGCTGCACGAGCAGGCAGGTCAACCGCTGAGCCGTTATCACATTGGTGCTGATGAAACAGCAGGCGCTTGGGTTGAATCGCCAATCTGTAAAGCCTTTATCGCTAACAATGACGCCGGTGTAACTAAGCCGGAGCAGGTTGGCAGTTACTTTATTGAGCGCGTGGCGAAAATTTTAACGGAACGTGGCATTGAAACCGCTGGTTGGAATGATGGCATGATGCATACGAATCCAGAAAATATGCCAGACGTTGTGCAAGCAAACTCTTGGGGATTAACTTATTGGCAAGGACATCAAGCAGCACATAAATTAGCTAACCAAAACTGGGAAATCGTAGTATCGAGTCCGGATGCAACGTATTTTGATTTTCCATATGAAGCCGACCCTAAAGAGCATGGGTATTACTGGGCATCGCGTCACTCTAATACCGAAAAACTATTTCAATTTATGCCTGATAACTTGCCGGTGCACGCTGAATTTTGGCTAGATAGAGAAGACAAACCGTATCAAACGGATGACAGCTTAGTGATCGGCGATAAAGGCGAAATATCTTCTGCACCGATGAAAGTAGGGAAGAAGTTCGTGGGCATTCAAGGACAACTATGGAGTGAAAATACTCGCAATGACGATTTAGCAGAATACAAAATATTTCCTAGATTATTTGCTTTGGCAGAAAGAGCATGGCACTTACCGAACTGGTCGGTTCCATACCCTTATAAAGGTAAGAAATATAGCCAAGAAACGAGTAACTTTACTGACGAAAAACGTCAGCAACGTGATCAAAATTGGGCAGAGTTTGCCAATGTAATCACCAATAAAGAGCTGAACAAACTAGATCGTGCCAACATTTTCTATCGAATTCCTACAGTAGGCGGGAAGATAATTGACGGTAAATTGTACATTAACTCGACGTTGCCAGGCTTAGCCTTGGAATACAAAACAGCGGAAAGTAAATGGACATCATGGACTCAACCAGTAACTGTTACTACAGATGTGTTAGTCCGTGCAAGAAGTAAAGATTTAACAAGGGCTGGCCGTGAACTGGAAGTTAAATTTGTAGCAATTAAATAG
- the nagK gene encoding N-acetylglucosamine kinase: MESNNNQLYLGIDGGGSKCKAIIMNADMQVLGEGISGAANPFHNLERAQRSVENAAELALENAGLDIATKKSLIAGVGLAGVNLPKYFALMNAWQHPFKSMHLATDLHIACLGAHGGNDGAIMITGTGSCGYVTVNGEQLIIGGHGFPHGDICSGAWLGFKAVEHVLLSLDGVIEPTVLTNKILTLLDCHDASTLIETIAGNNATYYAKLAISVFDAADNGDAVAIDIINQGCQYFSAVYKKLKAKGDVPLSLIGGLKPRLMEWLNSDIAKQIQEPQNPPEVGAVLFARQQSGL; encoded by the coding sequence ATGGAAAGCAACAATAATCAGCTCTATTTAGGTATTGATGGTGGTGGCAGCAAGTGTAAAGCTATTATCATGAATGCAGATATGCAAGTGCTAGGAGAGGGGATCTCAGGCGCTGCTAATCCATTTCATAATTTAGAAAGAGCTCAACGTTCAGTTGAAAATGCTGCAGAATTAGCTCTAGAAAATGCTGGTTTAGACATTGCCACTAAAAAGAGTTTAATTGCTGGCGTTGGTTTAGCTGGTGTTAACTTACCGAAATATTTTGCCTTAATGAATGCATGGCAACATCCATTTAAATCTATGCATTTAGCGACAGATCTTCATATTGCTTGTTTAGGTGCCCATGGTGGTAACGATGGTGCGATTATGATCACCGGTACTGGTTCGTGCGGTTATGTGACGGTTAACGGTGAACAGCTAATTATTGGCGGTCATGGCTTTCCACATGGTGATATTTGCAGTGGTGCTTGGTTGGGTTTTAAGGCCGTTGAGCATGTTTTATTGAGTCTTGATGGTGTTATTGAGCCAACAGTATTAACCAATAAGATATTAACTCTGCTTGATTGTCATGATGCCAGCACTCTTATAGAAACTATTGCGGGTAATAATGCAACCTATTACGCAAAACTGGCTATTAGTGTTTTTGATGCTGCTGACAATGGTGATGCGGTAGCAATCGATATTATTAATCAAGGTTGCCAATACTTTTCCGCTGTTTATAAAAAGCTTAAAGCCAAAGGCGATGTGCCTTTATCTCTGATCGGTGGATTAAAACCACGCTTAATGGAGTGGTTAAACAGCGATATTGCCAAGCAGATCCAAGAACCTCAAAATCCGCCAGAAGTAGGCGCGGTATTATTTGCTAGGCAGCAAAGCGGTTTGTAA
- the nagB-II gene encoding glucosamine-6-phosphate deaminase NagB-II, which translates to MTTLMEQEAKQTPQVIAEQIKSNAEVASKIGNKLIENDPKMVMIIGRGSSDHAGVFGKYLFEIETGVPTFAAAPSVASVYGKTLKLSGAFVIVISQSGRSPDILSQAQMAKDAGAYVVALVNDETSPLAELVDDVLPLKAGPENSVAATKSYLATLSALLQLTAYWTKNQELISALDTLPAALSSAIEAPAQLTAEGLGNERNLVVLGRGLGFAVSKEIALKLKEVCSIHAEAFSSAEFLHGPVTLVAQKLTIVDCHVIDESDQAHRAQVEEVKSRGADLIHLQQVVTDVHPRLAPLLVLQRFYLDVEKVALAKGFNPDEPQGLKKVTRTL; encoded by the coding sequence ATGACCACATTAATGGAACAAGAAGCTAAGCAAACACCACAAGTGATCGCTGAGCAAATCAAATCAAATGCTGAAGTGGCATCAAAAATCGGTAATAAGCTAATCGAAAATGACCCGAAAATGGTGATGATTATTGGTCGTGGTTCATCTGATCACGCTGGTGTTTTTGGAAAGTATTTATTTGAAATAGAAACAGGCGTACCAACGTTTGCAGCTGCTCCATCAGTGGCTTCTGTTTATGGTAAAACTCTTAAATTATCAGGTGCGTTCGTGATTGTTATTTCGCAATCAGGCCGTAGCCCTGACATTCTATCGCAAGCTCAAATGGCTAAAGATGCGGGCGCCTATGTTGTTGCACTTGTTAACGATGAAACATCACCACTAGCAGAGCTTGTTGATGATGTATTGCCATTAAAGGCTGGTCCAGAAAATTCAGTAGCGGCGACTAAGAGTTACTTAGCAACACTTTCTGCATTGTTACAATTAACAGCATACTGGACTAAAAACCAAGAGCTTATCAGTGCATTAGATACATTACCTGCTGCACTATCGAGCGCTATCGAAGCGCCAGCTCAACTAACCGCCGAAGGCTTAGGAAATGAGCGAAACTTAGTGGTATTAGGCAGAGGTTTAGGTTTTGCAGTATCAAAAGAGATAGCGTTAAAACTTAAAGAAGTTTGTTCGATTCATGCGGAAGCATTTTCAAGTGCCGAGTTTTTACATGGCCCAGTTACGTTAGTTGCACAGAAATTGACCATTGTTGATTGCCACGTAATTGATGAATCTGATCAGGCTCATAGAGCGCAAGTAGAAGAAGTTAAGTCTCGTGGTGCCGATCTTATCCATTTACAACAAGTTGTAACAGATGTTCACCCACGCCTTGCTCCTTTGTTAGTATTACAACGTTTTTATTTAGACGTTGAGAAAGTAGCACTTGCCAAAGGATTTAATCCTGATGAACCACAAGGCTTAAAGAAAGTAACTAGGACTTTATAG
- the nagA gene encoding N-acetylglucosamine-6-phosphate deacetylase, whose protein sequence is MSKALHQETLHLEALFDGETMHHNVAVTFNESKITAIEPSAEKELIAGTMVPGFIDVQVNGGGGALFNSDPSVEAINTIGLAHAKFGTTGFLPTLITDNVEVMQKAADAVSIAIKQQEPGVLGVHFEGPHLSVPKKGVHSTEFIRAISDAEMAVFTRQDLGKVAVTLAPENVNVTDIKTLVDAGVRVCLGHSNADFETVNNALKAGATGFTHLFNAMSAMQSRELGMVGAALLDDNSWCGLIVDGYHVDYNACKIAIRAKQTGKIMLVTDAMPPVGTEDQSFPFFGSKVIRTGDRLNALTGELAGSCLDMAAAVKNTVEYVGVDLEEALRMAALYPAQFLQLERSIGQLSVGAQADFVLLDSELNVQQTWISGKQVY, encoded by the coding sequence ATGAGCAAAGCACTGCATCAAGAAACGCTGCACCTAGAAGCATTGTTTGATGGCGAAACTATGCATCACAATGTTGCCGTAACCTTTAATGAATCTAAAATTACAGCAATTGAGCCATCAGCGGAGAAAGAATTAATCGCTGGAACCATGGTTCCTGGATTTATTGATGTGCAAGTAAATGGTGGCGGCGGTGCTTTGTTTAATAGTGATCCAAGTGTTGAAGCAATTAACACTATCGGTCTTGCCCACGCAAAATTTGGTACAACTGGCTTTTTGCCAACCTTGATCACTGACAATGTTGAAGTGATGCAGAAAGCTGCTGACGCGGTAAGTATTGCAATAAAGCAACAAGAGCCAGGTGTCTTAGGTGTACATTTTGAAGGGCCGCATTTGTCGGTACCTAAAAAAGGTGTTCACAGTACTGAATTTATTCGTGCAATTAGCGACGCTGAGATGGCGGTTTTTACTCGTCAAGACTTAGGTAAAGTAGCGGTTACACTAGCACCTGAAAACGTTAATGTGACCGATATTAAAACCTTAGTTGATGCTGGTGTTCGCGTTTGCTTAGGCCATTCAAATGCCGATTTTGAGACCGTAAATAACGCTCTTAAAGCCGGCGCAACCGGTTTTACCCATCTATTTAATGCTATGTCTGCAATGCAGTCTCGGGAATTAGGTATGGTTGGTGCTGCATTGCTTGATGATAATAGTTGGTGTGGTTTAATTGTTGATGGTTATCATGTCGATTACAACGCCTGTAAAATTGCTATACGAGCGAAACAAACCGGTAAGATAATGCTAGTGACAGATGCTATGCCACCTGTTGGCACTGAAGATCAGAGCTTTCCATTTTTCGGTTCCAAAGTTATTAGAACTGGAGATAGATTAAATGCGTTAACTGGTGAATTAGCCGGTTCATGTTTAGATATGGCTGCAGCCGTTAAAAATACGGTTGAGTATGTCGGTGTTGATTTAGAAGAAGCGCTAAGAATGGCGGCATTATATCCCGCACAATTTTTACAACTTGAACGCTCGATAGGGCAGTTATCTGTTGGTGCGCAAGCCGATTTTGTTTTATTAGATAGCGAGCTAAATGTCCAGCAAACATGGATTAGCGGTAAGCAAGTTTACTAA
- the nagP gene encoding N-acetylglucosamine MFS transporter NagP — protein MTTSIESQSKGTSSFVPMAIVAGLFFILGFATWLNGSLMPYLKQILQLTPFQASLILFSFYIAVTFTALPSAWVIRKVGYKTGMALGMGVMMLAGLLFIPAAKTQVFALFLFAQLVMGAGQTLLQTAVNPYVVRIGPEESAAARVSVMGILNKGAGVVAPIVFTALILDSFKDRVGTELTQLQIDEMANGLIMPYLGMAIFIGILAVLVKKSPLPELESEEDDNETKEKGHIKAALSHPNLALGVVALFFYVAVEVIAGDTIGTFALSLGVESYGVMTSYTMVCMVLGYTLGIITIPRFISQPTALMISAILGLILTVLIVIGDNDSYAIANTLLVPFGGTALPDTLLMIAFLGLANAIVWPAVWPLALSGMGKLTSTGSALLVMGIAGGAFGPLFWGITSSLTSLGQQGGYMVMFPCYLFILFYAVKGHKMRKW, from the coding sequence ATGACAACATCAATAGAGTCTCAATCGAAAGGAACCAGCAGTTTTGTTCCAATGGCGATTGTCGCCGGTCTATTTTTTATTCTCGGGTTTGCAACCTGGTTAAACGGCTCTTTAATGCCGTATTTAAAACAAATTTTGCAACTGACACCATTTCAAGCTTCATTAATTTTGTTCTCGTTTTATATTGCGGTAACTTTTACTGCTCTGCCTTCTGCCTGGGTTATTCGAAAGGTCGGTTATAAAACCGGCATGGCACTCGGTATGGGGGTAATGATGCTTGCAGGATTACTTTTCATTCCTGCGGCTAAAACTCAAGTATTTGCATTATTCTTATTTGCACAACTAGTGATGGGCGCGGGCCAAACATTACTGCAAACTGCGGTTAACCCTTATGTCGTTCGCATTGGTCCAGAAGAGTCTGCGGCAGCACGTGTTAGTGTTATGGGGATTCTAAACAAAGGCGCTGGTGTTGTAGCTCCTATTGTATTCACCGCACTAATTTTAGATAGCTTCAAGGATCGAGTTGGCACTGAGTTAACTCAGCTACAAATTGATGAAATGGCCAATGGTCTTATTATGCCTTATTTAGGTATGGCTATTTTCATTGGTATTTTAGCTGTGCTCGTTAAAAAGTCTCCGTTACCAGAGTTGGAAAGCGAAGAAGACGACAACGAAACTAAAGAAAAAGGTCACATTAAAGCGGCATTATCGCATCCTAACTTGGCGCTAGGTGTAGTTGCATTATTCTTCTATGTTGCCGTTGAGGTAATCGCCGGCGATACCATAGGTACCTTTGCTTTATCCTTAGGTGTTGAAAGCTATGGTGTTATGACCTCTTATACCATGGTATGTATGGTACTAGGTTATACACTTGGTATTATCACCATTCCACGGTTTATTTCGCAACCTACAGCGTTAATGATCTCCGCTATCTTAGGTTTAATTCTGACGGTACTAATTGTTATCGGTGATAACGACTCTTACGCCATTGCCAATACGTTATTAGTGCCATTTGGTGGTACTGCATTACCAGATACATTATTAATGATTGCATTTTTAGGCTTAGCCAATGCGATTGTTTGGCCGGCGGTATGGCCATTAGCCCTATCAGGTATGGGTAAGTTAACCAGTACTGGTTCAGCGTTATTGGTTATGGGTATTGCGGGTGGTGCATTTGGCCCATTATTTTGGGGTATAACCAGTTCATTAACTTCTCTTGGTCAGCAAGGTGGTTATATGGTGATGTTCCCATGTTACCTGTTTATTCTATTTTATGCGGTCAAAGGCCATAAAATGCGTAAGTGGTAA